Proteins encoded within one genomic window of Tamandua tetradactyla isolate mTamTet1 chromosome 11, mTamTet1.pri, whole genome shotgun sequence:
- the CALR gene encoding calreticulin, whose amino-acid sequence MLLSVPLLLGLLGLAAAEPTVYFKEQFLDADGWKDRWIESKHKSDFGKFVLSSGKFYGDQEKDKGLQTSQDARFYALSTRFEPFSNKAQTLVVQFTVKHEQNIDCGGGYVKLFPDSLDQTDMHGDSEYNIMFGPDICGPGTKKVHVIFNYKGKNVLINKDIRCKDDEFTHLYTLIVRPDNTYEVKIDNSQVESGSLEEDWDFLPPKKIKDPDAAKPDDWDERAKIDDPTDSKPEDWDKPEHIPDPDAKKPEDWDEEMDGEWEPPVIQNPEYKGEWKPRQIDNPDYKGKWIHPEIDNPEYSPDANIYSYDSFAVLGLDLWQVKSGTIFDNFLITNDEAYAEEFGNETWGVTKAAEKLMKDKQDEEQRLKEEEEEKKHKEEEEAEDKEEEEDKEEEEEEEEEDKEEEEEDAAAGQTKDEL is encoded by the exons ATGCTGCTATCGGTCCCGTTGCTGCTCGGCCTCCTCGGCCTGGCCGCAGCCGAGCCTACCGTCTACTTCAAGGAGCAGTTTCTGGACGCAG ATGGGTGGAAGGACCGCTGGATCGAATCCAAACACAAATCGGATTTTGGCAAATTCGTTCTCAGTTCTGGCAAGTTCTACGGCGACCAGGAGAAAGATAAAG GGCTGCAGACCAGTCAGGATGCCCGCTTTTATGCCCTGTCCACTCGGTTCGAGCCCTTCAGTAACAAGGCCCAGACACTGGTGGTGCAGTTTACTGTGAAGCACGAGCAGAACATTGACTGCGGTGGCGGTTACGTGAAGTTGTTTCCTGACAGTCTGGACCAGACGGACATGCATGGCGACTCGGAGTACAACATCATGTTCG GACCCGACATCTGTGGTCCCGGCACCAAGAAGGTTCATGTCATTTTCAACTACAAGGGCAAGAACGTGCTGATCAACAAGGACATCCGTTGCAAG GATGATGAGTTCACACACCTGTACACACTCATCGTGCGGCCCGACAACACGTACGAGGTAAAGATCGACAACAGCCAGGTGGAGTCGGGCTCCCTGGAGGAGGACTGGGATTTCCTGCCCCCCAAGAAGATTAAAGATCCCGATGCCGCCAAGCCAGATGACTGGGATGAGCGGGCCAAGATTGATGACCCCACAGACTCCAAGCCCGAG GATTGGGATAAGCCTGAGCACATCCCCGACCCTGATGCAAAGAAGCCTGAGGACTGGGACGAAGAGATGGATGGAGAGTGGGAACCGCCAGTGATTCAGAACCCTGAGTACAAG GGCGAGTGGAAGCCCCGACAGATCGACAACCCAGATTACAAAGGCAAGTGGATCCACCCAGAGATCGACAACCCTGAGTACTCCCCTGACGCCAACATCTACTCCTACGACAGCTTCGCTGTGCTGGGCCTGGACCTGTGGCAG GTCAAGTCTGGCACCATCTTTGATAACTTCCTTATCACCAACGATGAGGCGTACGCCGAGGAGTTCGGCAACGAGACGTGGGGTGTCACGAAG GCTGCAGAAAAGCTCATGAAGGACAAGCAGGACGAGGAACAGAGgctaaaggaggaggaggaggagaagaaacacaaagaggaggaggaagcgGAGgacaaggaggaagaggaggacaaagaggaggaggaggaggaggaggaagaggacaaagaagaagaggaggaagatgcTGCCGCTGGCCAGACCAAGGACGAGCTGTAG